From one Nothobranchius furzeri strain GRZ-AD chromosome 2, NfurGRZ-RIMD1, whole genome shotgun sequence genomic stretch:
- the LOC107377722 gene encoding NADH dehydrogenase [ubiquinone] 1 beta subcomplex subunit 1 codes for MVKFALSQINWTHVLVPMGFVIGWYLDKQQDQKLTAFRNKSVLFRRELKPGEEVTWK; via the exons ATGGTGAAGTTTGCTCTTTCTCAGATAAACTGGACACACGTATTGGTTCCTATGGGTTTTGTGATCGGATGGTACCTTGATAAACAACAAGACCAGAAGCTGACAGCTTTCAGGAACAAAAGTGTGTTGTTTAGAAG AGAGCTGAAGCCTGGCGAAGAGGTGACCTGGAAGTAG
- the riox1 gene encoding ribosomal oxygenase 1 isoform X2, producing MVMTSEQLGEMERKHMSAFSLYQGLRPKGPPPAEKPSIQVEVKKKRKVSAAPAVSVKALKAKRKKFRQKLLKAAQREEFLPPVTDAKEVQKCVIGESLEAVLTELAKVNNSRERARKLLQWIMRPVPIKDFFRETWEKKPVFVQRSNPDYYKGLFSTAEFDRILREEDVQYGVNLDVTSYVNGKRETYNPPGRALPFTVWDFYDSGCSVRMLNPQAFSSTVWNVLSILQEQFGSMAGANVYLTPPGTQGFAPHYDDIEAFVVQLEGKKHWRVYSPRSEDEVLPVLSSPNFDQSDIGKPILDVVLEAGDLLYFPRGFIHQGDCLPEAHSLHITISSYQKNSWGDLLHKVIPAALEIAMEEDVEFRRGLPLDYLTYMGVQNSDKEDARRVRFLARIENLMNKLPTYAPVDAAVDQKAREFLHDCLPPVLTPDELATSARGAPARWEDGKVKDVGTYMTTQTEIRILRAGCARLGSDRDAVHLYYTTDNSRVYHKEELKSFEIQTEHTDAVEFLIHSYPNFVTVGGLPCDSAQDKIALAELLFEKGIIRTAEPPQIA from the exons ATGGTGATGACGTCTGAGCAACTGGGAGAAATGGAGAGAAAACACATGTCTGCCTTTTCTCTGTATCAAGGTCTGCGGCCAAAGGGTCCACCTCCTGCTGAGAAGCCCTCCATCCAG GTGGAAGTGAAGAAAAAGAGGAAAGTTAGTGCGGCTCCAGCTGTCAGTGTTAAAGCGTTAAAGGCAAAGAGGAAGAAGTTCCGGCAAAAGCTCCTGAAGGCAGCCCAGAGAGAGGAGTTCCTGCCGCCAGTGACCGATGCTAAG gaggTGCAGAAGTGTGTTATTGGAGAGTCTTTAGAGGCTGTTCTGACTGAGCTGGCTAAAGTCAACAACAGCAGGGAGAGAGCCAGGAAGCTGCTTCAGTGGATCATGAGACCCGTTCCCATCAAAGACTTTTTCAG AGAAACCTGGGAAAAGAAGCCCGTCTTTGTGCAGCGCAGCAATCCAGATTACTACAAGGGTCTGTTTTCAACGGCTGAGTTTGATCGCATATTGAGGGAG GAAGATGTTCAGTATGGCGTGAACCTGGATGTGACCAGCTACGTTAACGGCAAGAGGGAAACTTACAATCCCCCAGGAAGAGCTCTGCCCTTCACCGTGTGGGACTTCTATGAT AGCGGCTGCTCGGTCCGCATGCTGAATCCTCAGGCGTTCTCCTCCACCGTGTGGAACGTGCTGTCCATCCTCCAGGAGCAGTTTGGCAGCATGGCAGGAGCCAATGT ATACCTGACACCGCCTGGAACTCAAGGCTTTGCTCCACATTATGACGACATCGAGGCCTTTGTGGTTCAGCTGGAGGGGAAGAAACATTGGCGAGTTTACAGCCCGAG ATCGGAAGATGAAGTTCTGCCCGTACTTTCAAGTC CTAACTTTGATCAGTCTGACATCGGGAAGCCGATCCTGGACGTGGTGCTAGAAGCCGGAGATCTCCTTTACTTCCCCCGAGGGTTCATCCATCAGGGCGACTGCCTTCCAGAAGCACACTCTCTGCACATCACGATCTCATCGTACCAGAAAAACAGCTGGGGGGATCTGCTGCACAAG GTCATTCCTGCAGCGTTAGAAATTGCGATGGAGGAAGATGTGGAGTTCAGACGCGGTTTACCTTTAGATTATCTGACCTACATGGGAGTGCAGAACTCTGATAAG GAGGACGCTCGCAGGGTCAGATTCCTCGCCCGGATTGAGAACCTAATGAATAAGCTACCGACCTACGCCCCGGTGGACGCAGCCGTCGACCAGAAAGCCAGAGAATTCCTACATGACTGCCTGCCTCCTGTGCTGACTCCAG ATGAACTGGCTACCAGTGCCCGAGGAGCTCCAGCTAGATGGGAGGACGGAAAGGTGAAGGATGTGGGCACATACATGACGACACAGACGGAAATCAGAATCCTTCGAGCCGGGTGTGCCAG GCTGGGCAGCGACAGAGATGCTGTTCACCTTTACTACACCACGGACAACTCCAGAGTTTATCACAAAGAGGAGCTGAAGAGTTTTGAAATACAAACAGAG cacacggaTGCCGTTGAGTTTCTGATCCACTCGTATCCCAACTTTGTGACAGTAGGAGGCTTGCCATGCGACTCTGCTCAGGACAAG ATTGCTTTGGCCGAACTGCTTTTTGAGAAGGGGATTATCCGCACAGCTGAGCCTCCTCAGATAGCTTAA
- the riox1 gene encoding ribosomal oxygenase 1 isoform X1 has product MVMTSEQLGEMERKHMSAFSLYQGLRPKGPPPAEKPSIQVEVKKKRKVSAAPAVSVKALKAKRKKFRQKLLKAAQREEFLPPVTDAKEVQKCVIGESLEAVLTELAKVNNSRERARKLLQWIMRPVPIKDFFRETWEKKPVFVQRSNPDYYKGLFSTAEFDRILRERAFAVKEDVQYGVNLDVTSYVNGKRETYNPPGRALPFTVWDFYDSGCSVRMLNPQAFSSTVWNVLSILQEQFGSMAGANVYLTPPGTQGFAPHYDDIEAFVVQLEGKKHWRVYSPRSEDEVLPVLSSPNFDQSDIGKPILDVVLEAGDLLYFPRGFIHQGDCLPEAHSLHITISSYQKNSWGDLLHKVIPAALEIAMEEDVEFRRGLPLDYLTYMGVQNSDKEDARRVRFLARIENLMNKLPTYAPVDAAVDQKAREFLHDCLPPVLTPDELATSARGAPARWEDGKVKDVGTYMTTQTEIRILRAGCARLGSDRDAVHLYYTTDNSRVYHKEELKSFEIQTEHTDAVEFLIHSYPNFVTVGGLPCDSAQDKIALAELLFEKGIIRTAEPPQIA; this is encoded by the exons ATGGTGATGACGTCTGAGCAACTGGGAGAAATGGAGAGAAAACACATGTCTGCCTTTTCTCTGTATCAAGGTCTGCGGCCAAAGGGTCCACCTCCTGCTGAGAAGCCCTCCATCCAG GTGGAAGTGAAGAAAAAGAGGAAAGTTAGTGCGGCTCCAGCTGTCAGTGTTAAAGCGTTAAAGGCAAAGAGGAAGAAGTTCCGGCAAAAGCTCCTGAAGGCAGCCCAGAGAGAGGAGTTCCTGCCGCCAGTGACCGATGCTAAG gaggTGCAGAAGTGTGTTATTGGAGAGTCTTTAGAGGCTGTTCTGACTGAGCTGGCTAAAGTCAACAACAGCAGGGAGAGAGCCAGGAAGCTGCTTCAGTGGATCATGAGACCCGTTCCCATCAAAGACTTTTTCAG AGAAACCTGGGAAAAGAAGCCCGTCTTTGTGCAGCGCAGCAATCCAGATTACTACAAGGGTCTGTTTTCAACGGCTGAGTTTGATCGCATATTGAGGGAG AGAGCTTTTGCTGTAAAGGAAGATGTTCAGTATGGCGTGAACCTGGATGTGACCAGCTACGTTAACGGCAAGAGGGAAACTTACAATCCCCCAGGAAGAGCTCTGCCCTTCACCGTGTGGGACTTCTATGAT AGCGGCTGCTCGGTCCGCATGCTGAATCCTCAGGCGTTCTCCTCCACCGTGTGGAACGTGCTGTCCATCCTCCAGGAGCAGTTTGGCAGCATGGCAGGAGCCAATGT ATACCTGACACCGCCTGGAACTCAAGGCTTTGCTCCACATTATGACGACATCGAGGCCTTTGTGGTTCAGCTGGAGGGGAAGAAACATTGGCGAGTTTACAGCCCGAG ATCGGAAGATGAAGTTCTGCCCGTACTTTCAAGTC CTAACTTTGATCAGTCTGACATCGGGAAGCCGATCCTGGACGTGGTGCTAGAAGCCGGAGATCTCCTTTACTTCCCCCGAGGGTTCATCCATCAGGGCGACTGCCTTCCAGAAGCACACTCTCTGCACATCACGATCTCATCGTACCAGAAAAACAGCTGGGGGGATCTGCTGCACAAG GTCATTCCTGCAGCGTTAGAAATTGCGATGGAGGAAGATGTGGAGTTCAGACGCGGTTTACCTTTAGATTATCTGACCTACATGGGAGTGCAGAACTCTGATAAG GAGGACGCTCGCAGGGTCAGATTCCTCGCCCGGATTGAGAACCTAATGAATAAGCTACCGACCTACGCCCCGGTGGACGCAGCCGTCGACCAGAAAGCCAGAGAATTCCTACATGACTGCCTGCCTCCTGTGCTGACTCCAG ATGAACTGGCTACCAGTGCCCGAGGAGCTCCAGCTAGATGGGAGGACGGAAAGGTGAAGGATGTGGGCACATACATGACGACACAGACGGAAATCAGAATCCTTCGAGCCGGGTGTGCCAG GCTGGGCAGCGACAGAGATGCTGTTCACCTTTACTACACCACGGACAACTCCAGAGTTTATCACAAAGAGGAGCTGAAGAGTTTTGAAATACAAACAGAG cacacggaTGCCGTTGAGTTTCTGATCCACTCGTATCCCAACTTTGTGACAGTAGGAGGCTTGCCATGCGACTCTGCTCAGGACAAG ATTGCTTTGGCCGAACTGCTTTTTGAGAAGGGGATTATCCGCACAGCTGAGCCTCCTCAGATAGCTTAA